The Aulosira sp. FACHB-615 nucleotide sequence AGCAAACAGTGTGAAAGTGCAGGATTGCCAGCTTTGAGCATTTAATTTATCTAGTAGGGAGAGTGCTAATTTCCCGAACTTATAGCCGGTTGCAACTTCGCCAAAAAAGGCGCACAGTACCAAACCCTGGGTTACATATCCTACCGTTGAGGCGGGCGCATTGCCAAATTCCAGCGATAACCGCACCATCGTTGTACCCAATAAAGGCAGTAAACTGGGGTTTCCCAGAAACACTGGTGCAAACAACATACCTAAAAGTTGCATTGCAGCTTGGGCTGTGGGTTCACTCATCAGGGGTAGGTTAATCAGTTCGGCAATTTCTCTGTTGTTGAGTTGCTGGTTTACCTCTGCTAAAGCTTTGCCAAGATGAACTTCGTCTAATTCGCTGGGGAATTCAATTCCTAGTTGTCTTAAAGCTTCTCTACCAACTGCGATCGCTGCTAACATTTGACTTTGAGAAGTTTGGGCAGCAATTTGAATTTCATAGATTTTTACTTTGTCAAGGATGGTTTTAGCTTGTTGCAACACCAATGCAGCAAACTTTTCCATCCCAGCAAAATCACCATTTAAATAACTGGCTTCGGCTGCTGCTGTATGTATTTCTAAGGCTAATTCATACTGGGTTTGCCAGCAGTTAGATTCCAAAAGTGCGATCGCAGTTTGTAAATAGGCGACAGCAGCAGCATAAGCTGTGGCTGTTTTTGCTTTAGCACCAGCTTTTAAGTTCAGTTGGGCGAGGATTTGGCGATCGCTATTTTGGCTAATTAATGCCTGACCTTGATTTAAATGCCCAACAATATCAAATAGCTTTTCTTCTTGTTCACTTTCTGATAACTTTTGCTGGAGTAATTGACCAATTTGCCAGTGAGTTGCTTGTTTTTGATTGTCAGGAATCAGAGAATAAGCTGCTTGTTGTACACGGTCATGTAAAAATTTATAAGCAACTGTTATTTGTCTTGATTCATTTGTCTGTTCTTCAATATTATCCAACGAAATATTAACATTGCTTTCTCTATTAACTAATGACTCTTGTTGATAGAATTTATAAACATCAGTAATTGGTAAAATCAATCCTTCTTTTAAAACTTTCCACAAGGCAGTAGCTGTCTCAACTTCTGATTGTTGTGAAACAATTGCCAAAGTCTCTAAATCAAATTGATTTCCAATACAAGCAGCTAACTTTAATACTTGTTGAGTCGATATTGGGAGTTTTCGCAGTTGCGAACTCATGAAATTAACAACATCTTCTGTAACTGCTTGAGTTGTAATTTGAGCAATATCACATTGCCAACAACCTAAGTTTGCATCAAATTTAATCAGATTATCTTGATATAATGCCTTGAGAAATTGTGTTGTGAAAAAAGGATTGCCTTGAGTTTTATGATATATTTTATGAGAAATATTTATGACCAAATTTACAGAACATTTGAAAGTATCAGCAACTAATTGATTAATATTTTCCTGATCTAGTGCTGCCAAAGTAATTGTATTGATTACTACTTTGGTTTTGCGGATTTCATTTAAAGTCAAAATTAATGGATGTCCAGGGTTAACTTCGTTATCTCGATACGCACCAATTAATAAAAGATGATTTGTATCAGCCATTAATATTCGCATTAACTTTAATGATGCTGAATCTGCCCATTGCAAATCATCTAAAAATATAACTAAGGGATGTTCCGCACTGGTAAAGACTTTGGTAAATTTTTGAAATAACAAATTAAAGCGATTTTGGGCTGCTTTACCAAATAATTCTACGGCTGGTGGTTGTTCGCCAATAATACTCGCTAATTCGGGGATAACTTCAATAATTACTTGTCCATTTTCGCCAACGGCTGTTAATATTTGGGTTTTCCATGCTTGTATTTGGGCATCACTTTCAGTTAACAACTGTCCCATTAAATCTCGGAAGGCTTGCACAAAGGCACTAAAAGGAATATCCCGTTGAAATTGGTCGTATTTACCTTTAATAAAATAACCATGTTGGCGGACAATCGGCTTATGAACTTCGTTGACAACGGCGGTTTTGCCAATACCAGAAAAACCAGCAACTAATACCATTTCGGTTGCGCCATGACTAACTCTGTCAAAGGCTTGCAACAAAGTTTCTACTTCTGCTTGTCTACCGTAGAGTTTATCAGGAATAATAAAGCGATCGCACACATCTTGTTGAGCAATTTCAAATCTTTGAATTTCCCCAGTAGAATTTAGCTGCTGTAAACAATTTTCTAAATCAAATTTTATTCCTAATGCACTTTGATATCTATCTTCTGCATTTTTCGCCATCAATTTGTTGATGATTTCTGCCAGTACATTGGGTATTTGGGAATTAATTTGGTTGACTAAAGGTGCTTTTTTGGCAATGTGACAATGCACCAACTCTATGGGATCATTTGATTGAAAGGGTAACTCACCTGTGAGTAATTCGTAAAAAGTAATCCCTAAAGAATAAAAATCAGTCCGGTAATCAATTCCCCGGTTCATTCTCCCTGTTTGTTCTGGTGAGATATAAGCCAGTGTACCTTCTAAAACGCTGGGATTCAGGATAGTATGAGTTTCTCTTGGTAATAAAGATGCAATACTAAAATCGATTAATTTAACTTGTTGAGTTTCAGGATTAATTAATATATTGCTGGGTTTAATATCTTTATGAATAATTGATTCTCGATAAAGTATTTCTAAACAATTGCAAAGGGCGATCGCTATCTGTAAAAATTCCTTCAGAAACTCTAAACTTACCCTCCCTCCCAACTCCCGATTCCTAATTCCCCATTCCCGCAGCGAAATTCCACCAAAATCTTCCATGACTAACGCATAGCCATTCTCATAATTTTCTAGACTGTAAGTCTGAATAATTCCGGGAGAGTTGAGATTTTTAGCAATGGTATACTGATTGCGAAACTGTACAAGTTCATTAAAACTCGGATAAGGATTCTTCAGCACTTTAAGTACTACTGATAATGAATCAATCTCTCGAATAGCCCGATAAACCAAAGTTTTAGAGCCGTTGTAAATTTCTTTACCCAATTTATAACCGGGAATTCTCAGCATAGTATCAAATTGATGTAAATACTAAGCTTAGTATTCCCATCTGCACAAAAAATTTTATCATTTAAGCAAAAATTGCTACTGTGTATCTACAGAGATTGGTGAGCATTAAAAACTTTAACCATCCAACTGTATTAGTAAACACAATTTATTCTCTAATGCAGATATCGTTGTCAGAATACCAAAGATATTTCATCTCATATAAATCTAAACAATGGTTGTAAGTAGAGCGATGTGAATATTTGAGGATGAGTATGAAGTAAAAAAACAATTTAGGAGTGCAAATTAATATCAGCACATTAATTTGCTACTAACTTTGTCCTCAAATTGATCAATTTCACTAGTTGGGGTAATTGTTGTATGAATAATAACGAACCTAAAATGCAGATTACACCACCTAAAATCAAAGTATTGGGAGCTTTTAAATAATTGGCGAGAGTTCCAGCGAGGAGATTACCAAAAGGAGCCATACCCATAAAACACATAGCATAAAAACTCATTACCCTGCCGCGTTTGCTATCTTCCACAATAAATTGCAGCAATGTATTACTTGCAGCTACCTGGAGTGTAGAACTCCAGCCAACCATAACCAAAGCTAACTGAGAAATCCAGAAGACTTGAGAGACAGAAAAACAAATAAAGCCAACCCCCATAATCGCCGGACAAAAGGCTATTAAACGCTCTAAACCTACGATATTTTGGCGAAAACTCAGATAAACACAAGCAAACACCGAACCCATAGCAGCTGCGGCTGTGAGAAAACCCAAGGTTTCCGAACCTCCATGCAGAACTTCGACTGCAAAGATGGGTAGAAGTGTCGTATATGACATACCCACTAAACTAGCTGTTGCCAGTAATAGCAAGATAGAACGCACAGGTAAGAAATGATAAGCATATTGAAATCCTTCTTGCAACTTTCGCCAAGGATCGCTTGTCTGTATTTCCACTGTGCGCGGTGTAATTTGCATTGCTGTAATTGCCCAAATAGCCACAATATAGCTGAGACTATCGTATAAAAAGCAGTAGCCTGCGCCAAACTTAGCAATCAAAATCCCACCAAGAGCCGGGCCAATTAATCGCGCTCCATTGAGAAAGGCTGCATTAAGCGCGATGCCTTCGGCGGGCTACGCCAACGCATTTGCCATCAGTTCTCGACTCACCATATCACTAACAAATGCGTGACGAACCGGCACATCTAAGCCTTTGAGCAAACCTAATAATGTACTCAAGGTTAGCAATGTCCAAAAATTAGCCAAACCTAAAAATGTGATGACAGTCAGAATAATTGAGATAGAAATCCCAACAAGCTGAAATAACAATAACAAACGATGGCGGTTGTAGCGATCGGCTAAAATCCCCGAAATTGGAGCTAAGGCAAATACTGGTAATTGTCCAAAAAATCCTGCTATTCCTAACATTAAAGCCGAATCGGTTAATTGATAAATCAACCAAAGCACCGCTACCTGGGTCATGAAATTGCCCGTCATCGACAAAGCTTGTCCGGCAAAATAGAGGCGATAATTGCGCGATCGCAACGCAGGCAAATCAAGATTTAATTTAAATAAAGATAATAATTTCATGTATAAGATTTCACAACTTCTAAACTCTTTAATTCTCTGCGCCCCTCTGACTTGAAAGTGCTGAGTGCTGAGTTAAAAGTGCTGAGTAAGCATAGTACTCGCTCTTTCATGCTTGGCTATGAAACTTGTTTCATCGGGACTGCGTTGAAAAAAGGAAGAAATCAAGCAACAGCCTCATTCCTTCCTCAATCCCTAAAACTTACACTGTGACTAATTCCCGTTTTGCAACTATCGACTCAGGCTTGACCCAAATCTGATCTAACCCACCACTCAACAGGCGATATTGTTGGTTGGGGTCTTGTTGCGGATAATCCATCCGCTTGTGCATCCCTCTAGTTTCTTGGCGTTGCAAACCACTGTTGTACATCCAGCGTGCAGTTGCAACCATCGCTGCTGCTTCCCGCGATCGCACAATATGGCTATCATAAGGTGTGTTACTACGGCGGATTTCTTGCCATAGGTGATCTAATCTTTCTAAAGATTCACCTAATACAGATTCGCTGCGGAAGAGGTTGCGGTCATAGGGAAAAACTTCAGCTTGGGTTGCCGCGATCGCTTCTTCAGCAGAGAATTGATGATCACCGCCGCCACGTAACCCAGCTGCACCCACTCCCTGAACACTGCGCTGGCTGGCTTTTTCACCCAAACTCAAGGCATAGTTAGCCGCAGATTGTCCCGACCAATAGCCAGAAGACATTGCCCAAGCCGCATTATGGCTACCACCACCTGTAAAACCACCGCAGATTAATTCTCTAGTAGCAGCATCCCCCGCCGCATAAAGTCCATTAACTGAGGTAGCGCAGGTATGGTCAGTAATCCGAATCCCACCAGTACCGCGTACAGTTCCTTCTAAACGCAAAGTGATCGGGAATCTTTGTGTAAATGGGTCTATCCCCGCGCGATCGAATACCACAAAGAAGTTAGGCTGAGAAGCTCGCATCCATGCTTTAGTTGCTTCATCCATATTTTGGTCGAGACGTGCATACACAGGTTGAGTCAGCAATGTCTTAGCAATCACTGAACGACCACGTTTAGAACCTGCACCTTCAATTACTGTGCCATCTTCATAGGTGAAAGAAGCCCAATCATAATATCGGGTCTTAGTCACCGAAGAAAACGCCGGCGAAATCGCATAGGCATTGGAAAATTCCATCCCAGAGAAATCAGCCCCGGCTTCAGCAGCCATTAAATAACCGTCTCCTGTCAAAACATTACAACCCAGAGCCTTACTCAAAAAGGCACAGCCACCAGTTGCAATCACCACGGCTCCAGCTTTCACTGTCCAGTGTTCCCCGGTTTGTCGATTAATCCCCTTAGCACCAGCTACCGCGCCTTCTGCATCCACCAATAACTCTAAAGCGGGACTGTGGTCTAAAATTTTCACCCCTGCTTGCTTAATCTTTCTCCGCATAAACCGCATATACTCTGGGCCTTGCAAAGAGCGACGGATAACTTTTCCTTCTGCATCCACACTAAAACGGTAGCCTTCGTCAGCCAGAGAATTAATGTTGTCATAGGTACGGTCTAATACCCGCTTCATCCACTGCCGATCTGCCAGGAAACCTCCCATCGCTTCTCGGCTGGCCATTGCGGCTTCTCGTTGTTCTGGGTCTGGTGGTATATACCATACGCCATTTCCAGATGCGGCCGCTGCACCACTTGTACCGCAGTAACCTTTATCTACTAACACAACTTTTGCGCCACTGGTGGCTGCACTCCAAGCCGCCCAAGTTCCAGACGGGCCGCCACCAATAATCAAAACATCAGCGTCTTGATGAGTAGAACTATTCATGAAATTTACTCCTTGAAAAGTAAGAAATGGGGAAGGGCAATCTTCCCCAGATAATGAGCGAGGCTAAGTTACATACATAACTAGCCAAGTTCATCTAGGCATAATTTCTAGAAGACCTGAAAAGTTAGCTCTCCAAGTCTTACATAGGCTTCCTTAAAATACTAATTATTGACCGATTTAACGTAGTTAATTTAGCAGTATTGCATTGCCATTCAAAAAATTCAAGTACTTAGTATATGTAAAACAAATATTTAGTTATTCTAAGTAATGCTAGGAATATAGGCTTTACTGCACTACTTGATTTTTTTCAAACTATGTGACATGATACTTAACACAGTAAAGTACGGTAACTCGATAAACTTACTGTACTAACTCC carries:
- a CDS encoding ATP-binding sensor histidine kinase, with protein sequence MLRIPGYKLGKEIYNGSKTLVYRAIREIDSLSVVLKVLKNPYPSFNELVQFRNQYTIAKNLNSPGIIQTYSLENYENGYALVMEDFGGISLREWGIRNRELGGRVSLEFLKEFLQIAIALCNCLEILYRESIIHKDIKPSNILINPETQQVKLIDFSIASLLPRETHTILNPSVLEGTLAYISPEQTGRMNRGIDYRTDFYSLGITFYELLTGELPFQSNDPIELVHCHIAKKAPLVNQINSQIPNVLAEIINKLMAKNAEDRYQSALGIKFDLENCLQQLNSTGEIQRFEIAQQDVCDRFIIPDKLYGRQAEVETLLQAFDRVSHGATEMVLVAGFSGIGKTAVVNEVHKPIVRQHGYFIKGKYDQFQRDIPFSAFVQAFRDLMGQLLTESDAQIQAWKTQILTAVGENGQVIIEVIPELASIIGEQPPAVELFGKAAQNRFNLLFQKFTKVFTSAEHPLVIFLDDLQWADSASLKLMRILMADTNHLLLIGAYRDNEVNPGHPLILTLNEIRKTKVVINTITLAALDQENINQLVADTFKCSVNLVINISHKIYHKTQGNPFFTTQFLKALYQDNLIKFDANLGCWQCDIAQITTQAVTEDVVNFMSSQLRKLPISTQQVLKLAACIGNQFDLETLAIVSQQSEVETATALWKVLKEGLILPITDVYKFYQQESLVNRESNVNISLDNIEEQTNESRQITVAYKFLHDRVQQAAYSLIPDNQKQATHWQIGQLLQQKLSESEQEEKLFDIVGHLNQGQALISQNSDRQILAQLNLKAGAKAKTATAYAAAVAYLQTAIALLESNCWQTQYELALEIHTAAAEASYLNGDFAGMEKFAALVLQQAKTILDKVKIYEIQIAAQTSQSQMLAAIAVGREALRQLGIEFPSELDEVHLGKALAEVNQQLNNREIAELINLPLMSEPTAQAAMQLLGMLFAPVFLGNPSLLPLLGTTMVRLSLEFGNAPASTVGYVTQGLVLCAFFGEVATGYKFGKLALSLLDKLNAQSWQSCTFTLFACFIQHRQQPFLATFSILKEAHRTGMETGDFLYVGYSIAIYAFTALFIGVDLNTLTLEFPTSNAVLTQVKQDSARVYLDMMQQAVEQLKEPVSQPDCLIGKIYDETVMLPKHKQDNDLTGIAFAYIYKLLLAYSYGNYANALDYITQVKPYLMALSGLIHIPIFHFYAALTHLAIISTQPEAKEILNEVENHQANLYQWAQFAPMNHLHKWHLVEAEKCRVRGQKLAAMEHYDRAITLAKDHKFLNEEALANELAAKFYLGLGRTKIAQTYMLEAYYCYTRWGAEAKVIDLETRYPLLLVTILHKQQASFKATETIISSSSEKVDSSSFSKSSLSTNLDLASIVKVSQSLSSEIELEKLLSTLLEVILKNAGADKCALLMPKGNSWFIEALYQLEQPSCILRSLPFDDHQTLPLSLINQVKNSLTLAVIENAATEQTLAADPYILEYSPKSVLCAPILNQGKLIGILYLENNLTVGAFTRDRLEILQLLISQAAISLENARLYAQLEDRVKERTQELNHKNEELQTTLKELHRTQTQMVQSEKMSALGQLVAGIAHEINNPITFIHGNLNYIQQYTNDLLHIVDTYQDHYPHPPESLNAEIENLDFNFVKEDLPNILKSMHMGSERIRQMVLSLRNFSRLDESEYKAVDLHEGLDNTLVMLQYRLQAQTNRPAIEIIKEYGELPLVECCAREINQVFISVIVNAIDALEEKSRHHSLQEITANPNQIQIRTLTTELNQVQIIIADNGVGIPDNIQSRLFDPFFTTKPVGKGTGLGLSISHQVITEKHSGSIHLNSVLGKGTEFIITLPIKSDKHPLTNVMVELS
- a CDS encoding FAD-dependent oxidoreductase, which produces MNSSTHQDADVLIIGGGPSGTWAAWSAATSGAKVVLVDKGYCGTSGAAAASGNGVWYIPPDPEQREAAMASREAMGGFLADRQWMKRVLDRTYDNINSLADEGYRFSVDAEGKVIRRSLQGPEYMRFMRRKIKQAGVKILDHSPALELLVDAEGAVAGAKGINRQTGEHWTVKAGAVVIATGGCAFLSKALGCNVLTGDGYLMAAEAGADFSGMEFSNAYAISPAFSSVTKTRYYDWASFTYEDGTVIEGAGSKRGRSVIAKTLLTQPVYARLDQNMDEATKAWMRASQPNFFVVFDRAGIDPFTQRFPITLRLEGTVRGTGGIRITDHTCATSVNGLYAAGDAATRELICGGFTGGGSHNAAWAMSSGYWSGQSAANYALSLGEKASQRSVQGVGAAGLRGGGDHQFSAEEAIAATQAEVFPYDRNLFRSESVLGESLERLDHLWQEIRRSNTPYDSHIVRSREAAAMVATARWMYNSGLQRQETRGMHKRMDYPQQDPNQQYRLLSGGLDQIWVKPESIVAKRELVTV